The Candidatus Denitrolinea symbiosum DNA window GAGGGTTCAATTCCCTCCTTCGGCACTGGAATTATAACAGCGCTTTTCGCAAGCCCTCCGATCCGGTTGTGGATTGGAGGAAGGCGCGTACCGATGATCTTTTGCGCGTGGCGGTCCGCCACCGATCAGCGGTTACGAGAGACGCGAGACCGCCAGTTGGCAGTCTCGCGTTTTGTTATCATCCCTTCCAAACGGAGATAGCGGCCTAAAATAAGCGACGATCTCTCAACGCGAATTTCGCCAATGCGCGAATGTAGCGAATTCCTTCTCGATTTCTTCGTGAAATTTGCCAATTTGCGTCATTTGCGTTCCAAGATCCAAGGCTGTATCTCGGTAGCGCTTATAATCAACAGAGCGCCGCCCAAACGGAAAGAGTTACCGCGAAGGCAAAAAGTGAAGCATGAAACTTTATTTTTTCTTTATCTTAATGGACGCCCTCATCCTGCTTTCTTATCCGGTGGTCTATCTCCTTTCGAAGCGGCGGAGAAGCGGCAGGAACAGGACAGATAAATTATCATAACGTCAAGGAGTCTTCCATGCCCGACATCAACGACATCCTGGCAGTGATTCTGGGGGTGGACGCGGGGCGCGGCTGTATCCGCTGACCATCATGCGCTCGAAACCGGCCGTCCCCATCGCGGGCAAATACCGTCTCATTGACATTCCCATCAGCAACTGCGTCAACTCGGGCATCTTCAAGATCGCGGTGTTGACGCAGTTCAACTCCGTCTCGCTCCACCGTCACATCACGCAGACCTACAACTTCGACGGTTTCCACGGCGGCTGGGTGCAGATCTGGGCCGCCGAGCAGACGCTCGAATCGGAGAACTGGTACCAGGGCACAGCCGACGCCGTCCGCAAACAGAAATTCGAGATCATCACGACCGGCATGAAAAATGTGCTGATCCTCGCGGGCGACCATCTCTACCGCATGGACTACGCCGCCATGGCAAAGTTCCACTGGGAGAACCAGGCCGACATCACGGTGGCCGTCCAGCCTGTTCCGCGCGAGGAAGCCTCCCGCTTCGGCCTCCTGAAACGCGAGAAGGACGGCCGCATCACGGATTTCGTCGAAAAGCCGAAAGAGCGCGACGTGCAAGACCGCTTCGTCAGCCGCGACAATGAAGAGCGGCCCTTCCTTGGCTCGATGGGCATCTACCTCTTCAACACCGAAATCCTGATGCACTTCCTGGAAAATTACCCGAACTTCGACGACTTCGGCGGCGACGTAATCCCGCAGGCCATCAAAACCCATGCCGTCTACGGCTACGACTTCGACGGCTACTGGCGCGACATCGGGACGATCCGCTCGTTCTACGACACCAACCTCGAACTCGCCAAACCCGGCCACCCATTCAGTTTTTACGATTACAAACAGCCCATCTATACCCACCCGCGCGTCCTGCCCAGTTCCATCATCGAGGAAAGTTACGTGATAGACGGCATGATCGCCGAAGGCTGCATCATCCGCAAGGCGGAGATCCGCCACTCCATCATCGGCGTCCGCTCGGTGATCGAGACCGGCGCGCGCGTCGTAAACACCATTATGATGGGATCGGACCATTACGACAAACCCGACGACAAACACGGCGTCCACATCGGCGTGGGCGCGGGGAGCGACATCGAAGGCGCCATCCTCGACAAGAACGCGCGCATCGGCGAGCGCGTCGTCATCCGCCCCTTCCCGCGCGGCATCGACCGGGACGACATCTTCCCCGTCGTCATCCGCGACGGGATCGTGGTCGTGCCGAAGGACAAAGTCGTCCCTGCGGGAACCGTCATCGCGCCGGAATAGTCCCCGACTCCTCGCGTCCGCTTGACAAGCC harbors:
- a CDS encoding glucose-1-phosphate adenylyltransferase, translated to MRSKPAVPIAGKYRLIDIPISNCVNSGIFKIAVLTQFNSVSLHRHITQTYNFDGFHGGWVQIWAAEQTLESENWYQGTADAVRKQKFEIITTGMKNVLILAGDHLYRMDYAAMAKFHWENQADITVAVQPVPREEASRFGLLKREKDGRITDFVEKPKERDVQDRFVSRDNEERPFLGSMGIYLFNTEILMHFLENYPNFDDFGGDVIPQAIKTHAVYGYDFDGYWRDIGTIRSFYDTNLELAKPGHPFSFYDYKQPIYTHPRVLPSSIIEESYVIDGMIAEGCIIRKAEIRHSIIGVRSVIETGARVVNTIMMGSDHYDKPDDKHGVHIGVGAGSDIEGAILDKNARIGERVVIRPFPRGIDRDDIFPVVIRDGIVVVPKDKVVPAGTVIAPE